In the Candidatus Methylomirabilota bacterium genome, one interval contains:
- a CDS encoding group 1 truncated hemoglobin: MSNEKKTLYERLGGYDAITAVANDLLPRLQGDPQLGRFWAHRGEDGVKREKQLLIDFLCASAGGPVYYRGRDMTLCHRGMRISESDWNVFLGHAAATLAKFQVPEAEQRDVVAFAQSLKKEIVE, encoded by the coding sequence CCCTTTACGAGCGGCTTGGTGGCTACGACGCGATCACGGCGGTGGCGAATGACCTGCTGCCCCGGCTCCAGGGCGATCCGCAGCTCGGCCGCTTCTGGGCACATCGCGGGGAGGACGGAGTCAAGCGCGAGAAGCAGCTCCTGATCGACTTCCTCTGCGCGAGCGCGGGCGGCCCGGTGTACTACCGCGGCCGGGACATGACGCTCTGCCATCGCGGCATGCGCATCAGCGAGAGCGACTGGAACGTGTTCCTCGGTCACGCCGCCGCGACCCTGGCGAAGTTCCAGGTGCCCGAGGCCGAACAGCGCGACGTGGTCGCGTTTGCCCAGAGTCTCAAGAAAGAGATCGTCGAATAG